A stretch of the Filimonas lacunae genome encodes the following:
- the rsmH gene encoding 16S rRNA (cytosine(1402)-N(4))-methyltransferase RsmH yields MNENNDTYNDVPESDYHIPVLYKETLEGLQIQPDGIYVDCTFGGGGHSRGILSQLGPEGKLVVFDQDADAEQNVPDDNRMLFVPHNFRHLQRFLRLHRFSKVTGILADLGVSSHQFDEAERGFSIRFDGPLDMRMDRRQPVTAVDIIKTYTQQQLHKLFEQYGEVTNAKTLAAHLVQFRQHASLTSIDSFRALLQPVVKGNPNKYLAQVFQALRMEVNDEMGALKDMLQQAAEVLQPGGRLAVITFHSIEDRMVKNFFKQGTFDEVPDNPFSTEQREDVWKVITKKPVTASEEELKRNPRSRSAKLRVAEKL; encoded by the coding sequence ATGAACGAGAACAATGATACATATAACGATGTACCCGAATCTGACTACCATATTCCCGTGTTGTACAAAGAAACACTGGAAGGGTTGCAGATACAGCCGGATGGGATATATGTAGACTGTACGTTTGGAGGTGGAGGGCATAGCAGGGGAATTTTATCGCAACTGGGGCCGGAAGGAAAACTGGTAGTGTTTGATCAGGATGCAGATGCAGAACAAAATGTGCCGGACGATAACCGCATGTTGTTTGTGCCGCACAACTTCCGACACCTGCAACGCTTTTTACGGTTACACCGGTTTTCGAAAGTAACTGGTATACTGGCCGATTTAGGAGTAAGCAGCCACCAGTTTGATGAAGCAGAACGTGGATTTTCTATCAGGTTTGATGGTCCGTTAGATATGAGAATGGACAGAAGACAACCTGTAACAGCAGTAGATATTATTAAAACATATACGCAGCAACAGCTGCACAAGCTCTTTGAACAGTATGGCGAAGTAACCAATGCCAAAACCCTGGCGGCACACCTGGTGCAGTTCAGGCAGCATGCTTCCCTTACTTCTATCGATTCGTTCCGCGCCTTATTACAACCTGTTGTAAAAGGCAATCCTAATAAATACCTGGCGCAGGTGTTCCAGGCATTACGTATGGAAGTGAACGATGAAATGGGAGCATTGAAAGATATGTTGCAGCAGGCTGCAGAAGTGTTACAGCCTGGTGGAAGGTTAGCTGTTATTACTTTCCATTCTATTGAAGACAGGATGGTGAAAAACTTTTTTAAACAGGGCACTTTTGACGAGGTTCCTGATAACCCTTTTTCAACAGAGCAGCGGGAAGATGTGTGGAAGGTGATTACCAAAAAACCGGTAACAGCCAGTGAGGAAGAGTTGAAGCGGAATCCAAGATCGAGAAGTGCAAAATTGCGGGTGGCAGAAAAGTTATGA
- a CDS encoding sensor histidine kinase — MKKVFPAIIVLVALSLAGIILFQISWLQNLLQVQEQKVMFKIDKAVMAVNEDFSKQTSGPNIHIRGGGSRPGMRLVPEILKRNMTATISQRYTDAEVEEKLRKALDKEDLHNLRFEFAITSDSDDFIVEMQSKNFIPENLDTTHNKRRFFPILPESGSEAEGLIAFENFVIIIPDYKAQIWQSLTWMIVLSAIFTLILITAFYLTVKTMFNQKKLSEIKSDFINNMTHEFKTPLATISLAVDALRNQKVQSDLQKMQYFSGIIKEENQRMNKHVETILQAALMDRQELKMNLKHLHVHDLIRDVMDNFQLVLQEKNAQAELLLNANNDVVNVDEVHFSNLISNLIDNAIKYSKDNLAIKVITHSTSKFLLVRIEDNGIGMNKETVKRIFEKFYRAHTGNLHNVKGFGLGMSYVKTVIDAHKGRIKVDSVLGKGSTFTVEIPLAKEKD, encoded by the coding sequence ATGAAGAAGGTTTTTCCGGCTATTATCGTACTTGTAGCACTGTCACTAGCGGGTATTATCCTGTTCCAGATTTCCTGGCTGCAAAACCTGTTGCAGGTGCAGGAACAGAAGGTGATGTTTAAAATAGATAAGGCCGTAATGGCTGTGAATGAGGACTTCAGTAAGCAAACTTCTGGTCCTAACATTCATATCAGGGGCGGTGGTTCCAGGCCGGGCATGCGACTGGTGCCTGAAATACTGAAACGTAATATGACCGCTACTATCTCGCAAAGGTATACCGATGCAGAGGTGGAAGAAAAGCTACGTAAGGCTTTGGATAAGGAAGACCTGCACAACCTGCGTTTTGAATTTGCCATTACTTCCGATTCGGACGACTTCATTGTAGAAATGCAATCGAAGAACTTTATACCCGAAAACCTGGATACCACACATAACAAAAGAAGGTTTTTTCCTATTCTGCCCGAAAGCGGTAGCGAAGCAGAAGGACTTATTGCTTTTGAAAACTTTGTTATTATCATTCCTGACTATAAAGCCCAGATATGGCAATCACTTACCTGGATGATTGTGCTATCGGCTATTTTTACCCTGATACTGATAACGGCTTTTTACCTGACCGTTAAAACCATGTTTAACCAGAAGAAGCTGAGTGAAATAAAAAGCGACTTCATTAATAACATGACGCACGAGTTTAAAACGCCATTGGCCACTATTTCACTGGCGGTTGATGCGTTGCGTAATCAGAAGGTGCAGAGCGATTTGCAAAAGATGCAGTATTTCAGCGGTATTATTAAAGAAGAGAACCAGCGCATGAACAAGCATGTAGAAACTATTTTGCAGGCTGCGTTGATGGACAGGCAGGAATTAAAAATGAACCTGAAACACCTGCATGTGCATGATCTGATTCGGGATGTGATGGATAATTTTCAGCTGGTATTACAAGAGAAAAATGCGCAGGCCGAATTATTACTGAATGCCAATAACGATGTGGTGAATGTGGATGAAGTGCATTTCTCTAACCTTATTTCCAACCTGATAGATAACGCCATCAAGTATTCGAAAGATAACCTGGCCATTAAGGTGATTACTCACAGCACCAGCAAATTTTTACTGGTGCGTATAGAAGACAATGGTATAGGTATGAACAAAGAAACGGTAAAACGCATCTTTGAAAAATTCTATCGCGCCCACACCGGTAACCTGCACAATGTAAAAGGCTTTGGCCTGGGCATGAGCTATGTAAAAACCGTAATTGATGCCCATAAGGGTAGAATTAAGGTTGACAGTGTACTGGGTAAGGGCAGTACTTTTACCGTAGAAATTCCTTTAGCCAAAGAAAAGGATTAG
- a CDS encoding FtsL-like putative cell division protein, protein MSEQQVNTATGKKSFKRFISYEWIVKNIGFFLFLALLAVLYIANGHMADKCLRDADRTEKELKELQYEYKTLKSEIMFRSRESEIIKVADPLGLKMVKDPPPRIAAEKREDE, encoded by the coding sequence ATGAGTGAACAACAGGTAAATACGGCTACCGGGAAAAAATCCTTTAAGCGGTTTATCAGCTATGAATGGATTGTAAAAAATATTGGTTTTTTCCTGTTCCTGGCATTACTGGCAGTGCTGTATATAGCCAACGGACACATGGCCGATAAATGCCTGAGGGATGCAGACCGAACAGAAAAAGAACTGAAAGAACTGCAATATGAATACAAGACGCTGAAAAGTGAGATTATGTTCAGAAGCAGGGAATCGGAAATTATAAAAGTGGCCGATCCGTTAGGATTGAAAATGGTAAAAGATCCTCCGCCGCGCATAGCAGCAGAGAAACGAGAAGACGAATAA
- a CDS encoding YqgE/AlgH family protein yields MLAPAPGRILVADPFLKDPNFMRTVVFLCDHDETGGSLGFVINRPYNQVISNLISDLDGCQLPVYFGGPVQMDTIHFLHTRPDLLGGNEVVDGICWGGDFETLVRAIHDKDIQETELRFYLGYSGWSPGQLESEMEEKSWLVTEGNQKLVFHPHYAKIWPDALLQMGGQYEQLVNYPIDPQLN; encoded by the coding sequence ATGTTAGCTCCCGCACCTGGACGAATATTAGTGGCCGACCCATTTTTAAAAGATCCCAATTTTATGCGCACGGTTGTGTTTCTATGCGATCATGACGAAACAGGTGGCTCGCTGGGATTTGTAATCAACCGCCCCTATAACCAGGTGATCAGTAATTTAATCAGTGACCTGGATGGCTGCCAGTTACCCGTTTACTTTGGCGGACCGGTTCAAATGGATACCATTCATTTTTTACATACCCGTCCGGATTTGCTGGGCGGTAATGAGGTGGTGGACGGTATTTGCTGGGGTGGCGATTTTGAAACCCTGGTACGGGCCATTCACGATAAAGATATACAGGAAACAGAATTACGCTTTTACCTTGGCTATAGCGGATGGAGCCCCGGCCAGCTGGAAAGTGAAATGGAAGAAAAAAGCTGGTTGGTTACAGAAGGCAATCAAAAATTGGTTTTCCACCCACACTATGCCAAAATATGGCCCGATGCTCTTTTGCAAATGGGCGGCCAGTACGAGCAGCTGGTGAATTACCCCATCGATCCACAATTGAATTAG
- the mraZ gene encoding division/cell wall cluster transcriptional repressor MraZ codes for MIGFLGEYEATLDAKGRFLLPAGFKKQLPEGDNGFVITRGFEKCLSLYPIKSWEPIYNQISQLNDFDHKVRLFRRQFLGGATDVELDSAGRLLLPPTLKEYAGLSKDIILVAASDKIEIWDADKYKQLFEEFSPEDFSSLAQEVMAGGPKAG; via the coding sequence ATGATAGGTTTCCTAGGTGAATATGAAGCTACCCTTGATGCAAAGGGGCGTTTCCTACTTCCCGCAGGCTTTAAAAAGCAGCTGCCGGAAGGGGACAACGGCTTTGTTATTACCAGAGGTTTCGAAAAGTGCCTGAGCTTATATCCAATAAAAAGTTGGGAACCCATTTACAACCAGATCAGTCAGTTAAATGATTTTGACCACAAGGTAAGGTTATTTCGCCGCCAGTTTTTAGGGGGCGCTACTGATGTAGAACTGGATTCAGCTGGCCGACTTTTATTACCGCCCACCCTTAAGGAATACGCAGGATTATCGAAAGACATTATCCTGGTAGCAGCATCGGATAAGATAGAAATATGGGATGCAGATAAATACAAGCAGCTCTTTGAAGAATTTTCACCGGAAGACTTTAGCAGTCTGGCACAGGAAGTAATGGCCGGAGGACCTAAAGCAGGATAG
- a CDS encoding PKD domain-containing protein codes for MRNNKQVWKIWLFLLALMTAKPVAAQLTADFTMDRQAGCSPLTVSFTNATTGASAAATYSWDFGNSRTAISRDAGSIFSDEKTYTVTLTVTDGGQTAVKTKTVIVYKKPAVDFSFQPTRGCSPLTVNFTSSSVANDGATITSYAWDYKDGTVANGANITNPQHQYTGAQTPGVSLTVTDSHGCLAVVSKPGLTVLQAAVASFIPDKTTVCNSGDQVTFTNKSTGGGTLTYQWDFGDGTSSTDAAPVHAYTAKGTFIPKLTVTSSEGCTGKYELATGVSVANFTADFSAPAPVCTGNNISFTANTTPVPDYTSWTYSDAGSGNPRKFTNAGDYDVTMVAYFGTCQVSTTKKIKVLAAPAVLSYTAQSNGACGAPATIVFSDTSKTGIKWQWNIDNVDVATTKSASYLFNNNGNHAVTLVVTDAVGCSTTLKSTYYLAKPTVYIYYSASTSPSGNAGCEGMTMDFASISTEKLTSFQWDFGDGGTATDAAPKHTFNKAGVYNVTLNYVTESGCKGKEVYTYVAIYKKPGADFTMKESNPICGNTPVHFDATVATAADNWYWFYEGDYKKTSYGQAGVYQYTKPGTYTVILIAANGMCRDTVVKNMLVTVVPPFPKISTITNTCNGDRTLVTFKDTSRLVNGYTWDFGDGSAPLSYATPPASITHTYPGTGVYKVVLTGTNGACSVRDSMNAFVYVKQHPVLSILADTVCGSDSLPVRITTQEAQPYGIMPEGDFTPKWQYAPGAYATGIKEPEVYDWSMVYNGYIVWLTPGIDSLRAITTSTNFNCLDTTDFVKVHIKGPTAAFTIAKNGVCYNTPNVFTDISTGFGNIGLKSWTWDFGDSTTLLSYNTQRSQVEYIYGKPGTYKVNLKVVDEEGCYDTAVARIASVTGPKADFSWAPDLVKPGTAVAFTNETNLYGINSASYQWTFSYDNSSATTTNPVKKYNNLGTDTVMLIASNPASNCRDTVIKYVRIKNIQAAFTYTATYSNGNSCPPLVASFVNQSVNSTDVTWNFGDGETAGNVNTPSHSYTKPGKYTVTIYAYDGTGDVDSVSKVIEVKGPVGSFTADHAQVCGVPATITFTAKTEGTSSFTWDLADGTLINTPEYVVTHTYTQPGAYKPAIILKDDKGCQATFELAVPFVIDTLSIAFDKAPAVVCDSGLVQFTPRVTNIGASQWQLPLYYHWNFGTGQMADTANTATPAFYFNKNGSYTVKLTVQSTAGCIKDTTGVVMVKSKTHGTITGPDAICKQTTAAFAGTADGVVDSWNWKLAEGVLQSGVVNVSHTYNTAGVYQVLLMVTHDDCIDTTVHVLQVNDLPVVGLTPSHTAVLCLGDSIQLGAQNGVSYSWTPANAISSTTSASPKVSPAAATTYVVTVTDVNGCVNADSIKIRVAFPFTVQLTDSSVCNGSSITLPATGAATYQWIAGSNISNSKVANPAITPSATNTYTVVGYDSDHCFTDTASAVVTVYELPQVATIADTTILAGSTVTLQTTGSSNTVKYRWSPPSYLDCPGCQSPISTPRQSMQYVVTALTGHNCIAKDTVHISLLCEQSSVFIPNTFTPNKDNRNDVFYPRGKGIRMVKYFRIYNRLGEMVFERVNFNVNDASQGWDGSFAGNAISNNVFNYVAEMICDGGDTFLYKGTVLLVH; via the coding sequence ATGCGCAATAATAAACAGGTATGGAAGATATGGTTGTTTCTGCTGGCATTGATGACAGCAAAGCCGGTAGCGGCGCAGCTTACGGCCGACTTTACTATGGACAGGCAAGCCGGCTGTTCGCCCTTAACCGTTTCTTTTACGAATGCTACTACCGGTGCATCGGCCGCAGCCACTTATAGCTGGGATTTTGGAAACTCCCGCACAGCCATATCCAGGGATGCCGGCAGTATTTTTTCGGATGAAAAAACATACACCGTTACACTTACGGTTACAGATGGTGGCCAAACGGCTGTAAAAACAAAAACGGTGATCGTTTATAAAAAGCCTGCGGTTGATTTTAGTTTTCAACCTACCCGGGGCTGTTCGCCCTTAACGGTAAACTTTACCAGCAGCTCGGTTGCAAATGATGGGGCTACTATTACCAGCTATGCCTGGGATTATAAAGATGGTACCGTTGCCAACGGCGCTAATATCACCAATCCACAACATCAATACACTGGCGCACAAACGCCGGGTGTATCACTTACCGTAACAGACAGCCATGGTTGTTTAGCGGTGGTAAGTAAGCCGGGGTTGACGGTGTTGCAGGCTGCTGTTGCCAGTTTTATACCAGATAAAACCACCGTATGTAACAGTGGCGACCAGGTAACCTTTACCAACAAAAGCACAGGTGGCGGAACACTTACCTATCAGTGGGATTTTGGTGATGGCACCAGCTCCACAGATGCGGCACCAGTTCATGCCTATACTGCAAAAGGTACTTTTATTCCTAAGTTAACGGTAACCAGTTCGGAAGGATGTACAGGTAAGTACGAATTAGCAACCGGCGTTAGTGTTGCCAATTTTACAGCCGACTTTAGTGCGCCTGCACCTGTTTGTACAGGAAATAATATTTCGTTTACCGCTAACACCACCCCGGTGCCGGACTATACCAGCTGGACTTACAGTGATGCCGGCTCGGGCAACCCACGCAAGTTTACCAATGCCGGCGATTATGATGTTACTATGGTGGCCTATTTTGGCACCTGCCAGGTATCCACTACTAAAAAAATTAAAGTGCTGGCGGCTCCGGCAGTATTAAGTTATACCGCGCAAAGTAATGGAGCCTGTGGGGCGCCTGCTACTATTGTATTTAGTGATACGTCAAAAACGGGCATAAAGTGGCAGTGGAATATTGATAATGTTGATGTGGCTACCACTAAAAGCGCCTCTTATCTTTTTAACAACAATGGTAACCATGCGGTAACCCTGGTGGTAACAGATGCAGTAGGGTGCAGCACCACTTTAAAAAGTACTTATTACCTGGCTAAGCCTACCGTATATATTTATTACAGCGCATCTACCAGCCCCTCGGGTAACGCGGGGTGTGAAGGGATGACCATGGACTTTGCCAGCATCTCTACAGAAAAACTAACCTCTTTTCAATGGGATTTTGGTGATGGTGGTACTGCTACAGATGCTGCGCCTAAGCATACATTCAACAAAGCCGGGGTGTATAATGTAACCCTCAATTATGTTACCGAGTCGGGCTGCAAGGGCAAGGAAGTATATACCTATGTTGCCATTTACAAAAAGCCCGGTGCCGACTTTACCATGAAGGAAAGCAATCCTATATGTGGTAACACGCCGGTACATTTTGATGCTACCGTAGCCACTGCGGCTGATAACTGGTATTGGTTTTATGAAGGGGATTATAAAAAAACATCCTATGGTCAGGCAGGTGTATATCAATATACCAAACCAGGTACCTATACTGTAATACTGATCGCGGCTAATGGTATGTGTCGCGATACAGTGGTAAAAAATATGCTGGTTACCGTAGTGCCTCCTTTTCCTAAAATATCCACTATCACGAATACCTGTAATGGAGATAGAACACTGGTTACTTTTAAAGATACTTCCAGGCTGGTGAATGGTTACACCTGGGATTTTGGCGATGGCTCAGCCCCTTTATCCTATGCAACACCACCAGCATCTATTACACATACTTACCCGGGCACAGGGGTATATAAAGTAGTGCTTACCGGCACCAATGGCGCATGTAGTGTAAGAGATTCCATGAACGCCTTTGTGTACGTTAAACAACACCCGGTGTTAAGCATATTAGCCGATACAGTATGTGGCAGTGATTCATTACCCGTGCGCATTACCACCCAGGAAGCCCAGCCATATGGTATAATGCCCGAGGGCGATTTTACTCCAAAATGGCAGTATGCACCTGGTGCGTATGCTACAGGAATAAAAGAGCCGGAAGTATACGATTGGTCTATGGTGTACAACGGCTACATTGTATGGTTAACACCTGGTATTGATTCATTACGCGCCATCACCACTTCTACCAACTTCAATTGCCTTGATACTACCGATTTTGTGAAGGTGCATATTAAAGGGCCTACGGCTGCTTTTACTATCGCAAAAAATGGTGTATGTTATAACACACCTAATGTGTTTACTGATATCTCTACCGGCTTTGGAAACATTGGCCTGAAGTCGTGGACCTGGGATTTTGGAGATAGCACTACCTTACTTTCTTACAATACACAACGTTCGCAGGTAGAGTATATATATGGCAAACCGGGTACTTACAAAGTGAACTTAAAAGTAGTGGACGAAGAGGGATGCTACGATACGGCGGTAGCGCGCATTGCTTCTGTAACAGGGCCTAAGGCCGATTTCAGCTGGGCACCCGACCTGGTAAAACCCGGAACTGCGGTGGCTTTTACCAATGAAACCAATTTATATGGTATTAATTCTGCCAGCTATCAATGGACCTTTTCATATGACAACAGCAGTGCTACCACTACCAACCCGGTGAAAAAGTATAATAACCTGGGCACAGATACGGTAATGCTCATTGCCAGCAACCCGGCCAGCAATTGCAGGGATACGGTTATTAAATACGTACGCATTAAAAATATTCAGGCGGCCTTTACGTATACAGCCACTTATTCCAACGGTAACAGCTGTCCGCCATTGGTAGCCAGCTTTGTAAACCAATCAGTGAACAGTACAGATGTAACCTGGAATTTTGGCGATGGCGAAACGGCAGGTAATGTAAACACGCCATCCCATAGCTATACTAAACCGGGTAAGTATACAGTAACCATATATGCGTATGATGGCACGGGCGATGTAGACTCCGTGTCGAAAGTTATTGAAGTAAAGGGCCCGGTAGGATCTTTTACTGCCGATCATGCACAGGTGTGTGGTGTGCCTGCTACCATTACATTCACTGCTAAAACAGAAGGCACCTCCAGCTTTACCTGGGATCTGGCAGATGGCACCTTAATAAACACGCCGGAGTATGTGGTAACACATACCTATACACAACCCGGAGCTTACAAACCCGCTATTATATTAAAAGATGATAAGGGATGCCAGGCTACTTTTGAATTAGCCGTGCCTTTTGTAATAGATACATTGAGCATTGCTTTTGACAAAGCGCCTGCTGTTGTGTGCGATTCGGGCCTGGTGCAGTTTACGCCCCGGGTAACGAATATTGGCGCCAGTCAATGGCAACTGCCACTGTATTATCATTGGAATTTTGGTACTGGGCAAATGGCCGATACCGCCAACACAGCTACTCCTGCTTTCTATTTCAATAAAAATGGCAGCTATACTGTAAAGCTTACTGTACAATCCACTGCGGGTTGTATCAAAGACACTACCGGGGTGGTGATGGTGAAAAGTAAAACACATGGCACTATAACAGGACCCGATGCTATATGTAAGCAAACTACTGCTGCGTTTGCCGGTACAGCCGACGGAGTAGTGGATAGCTGGAACTGGAAACTGGCAGAGGGGGTATTGCAAAGCGGTGTAGTAAATGTATCTCATACATATAACACAGCAGGTGTATACCAGGTATTGTTAATGGTTACACATGATGACTGTATTGACACTACAGTTCATGTATTGCAGGTGAACGATTTGCCAGTAGTGGGGCTTACGCCAAGCCACACTGCAGTGCTTTGCCTGGGCGATAGCATACAATTGGGTGCGCAAAACGGAGTAAGCTATTCGTGGACGCCGGCAAACGCTATCAGTAGCACTACCAGTGCATCGCCTAAAGTATCGCCGGCAGCAGCTACTACCTATGTGGTAACAGTAACCGATGTGAATGGATGTGTCAATGCCGATTCTATAAAAATACGGGTAGCTTTTCCTTTTACGGTGCAGCTTACCGATTCCAGTGTGTGTAACGGATCATCCATTACATTACCGGCAACAGGAGCAGCAACCTATCAATGGATAGCAGGCAGTAATATCAGTAACAGTAAGGTGGCAAACCCGGCAATAACACCATCGGCCACTAACACCTATACCGTAGTTGGTTATGATAGCGATCATTGCTTTACCGATACCGCCAGTGCTGTTGTAACCGTATACGAACTGCCACAGGTGGCTACTATAGCAGATACTACCATATTAGCCGGATCAACGGTAACGCTGCAAACCACAGGCAGCAGCAACACGGTAAAATACAGGTGGTCACCGCCTTCTTACCTGGATTGTCCTGGCTGTCAATCGCCCATTAGCACTCCCCGTCAATCCATGCAGTATGTAGTAACAGCATTGACCGGGCATAACTGTATAGCAAAAGACACGGTGCATATTTCTTTATTATGCGAGCAAAGCAGTGTGTTTATTCCCAACACCTTTACGCCTAACAAAGACAACCGCAACGATGTGTTTTATCCGCGTGGCAAAGGCATACGCATGGTAAAATACTTCCGCATTTATAATCGCCTGGGCGAAATGGTGTTTGAACGGGTGAATTTTAATGTCAACGACGCTTCACAGGGTTGGGACGGCAGCTTTGCCGGAAATGCTATCAGCAACAACGTGTTCAATTATGTAGCAGAAATGATTTGCGATGGAGGGGATACCTTCCTGTATAAAGGAACAGTATTGCTGGTGCATTAG
- a CDS encoding S-adenosylmethionine:tRNA ribosyltransferase-isomerase — protein sequence MAHPGNLSIVDYTYHLPDDRIAIHPLAQRDESKLLVYKSGKIQESQYRNLASFIPSGSLLVFNNTKVVEARLLFQKHTGSTIEIFCLEPAGFADVTTAMQQTEEVLWKCLVGGAKKWKQGPLEKTIDVDGNPVTLSVTLVEKKDDHCVVQFNWSDKHLHFATILHAAGSLPLPPYLNRQVEEEDKERYQTVYAKHDGSVAAPTAGLHFTPELLQQLQQQNIQQAFVTLHVGAGTFKPVKAATMNEHEMHAEFIEVQASFIQQLIQQLQNNQPVITVGTTSLRTTESLYWMGVKAHALLQSGGASVDIAQWDAYELPQHFTAAEALQHLLQWMQQQQMEVLLAKTQIIIAPGYQLRIAQALVTNFHQPQSTLLLLVAAITGNNWRTIYQYAMDHAFRFLSYGDGSLLWKD from the coding sequence ATGGCACACCCGGGAAATTTATCCATAGTTGATTACACATATCACTTACCAGATGATCGAATAGCGATACATCCGCTTGCGCAAAGAGACGAAAGCAAGCTGTTGGTGTATAAAAGTGGGAAAATTCAGGAGAGCCAGTACCGTAACCTGGCCAGTTTCATCCCTTCCGGATCACTTTTGGTGTTTAACAATACAAAAGTTGTAGAAGCGCGGTTGTTGTTTCAGAAACATACCGGCAGTACTATTGAAATTTTTTGCCTTGAGCCGGCCGGTTTTGCCGATGTAACTACTGCCATGCAGCAAACGGAAGAAGTTTTATGGAAATGCCTGGTGGGTGGTGCTAAAAAATGGAAACAAGGCCCGCTGGAAAAAACCATTGATGTGGATGGCAACCCCGTTACGCTTTCTGTTACCCTGGTAGAAAAGAAAGACGATCACTGTGTGGTTCAATTTAACTGGTCGGATAAACATTTGCATTTTGCCACCATTTTACATGCGGCTGGTTCCCTGCCTTTGCCCCCTTACTTAAACAGGCAGGTGGAAGAAGAAGATAAAGAAAGATACCAGACCGTATATGCCAAACACGATGGCTCGGTTGCTGCCCCCACTGCAGGCCTGCATTTTACGCCCGAACTGTTACAGCAACTACAGCAACAAAATATACAACAGGCTTTTGTTACCCTGCATGTAGGCGCAGGTACTTTTAAACCTGTAAAAGCCGCCACTATGAATGAGCATGAAATGCATGCAGAGTTTATAGAAGTGCAGGCCAGCTTTATTCAGCAATTGATACAACAGCTGCAAAACAATCAACCGGTTATTACGGTGGGTACTACTTCGCTACGTACCACAGAAAGCCTGTACTGGATGGGGGTGAAAGCACATGCGCTTTTGCAAAGTGGCGGCGCTTCTGTAGATATAGCACAGTGGGATGCTTATGAACTGCCACAACATTTTACCGCAGCAGAAGCATTGCAACACCTGTTGCAATGGATGCAGCAGCAACAGATGGAGGTATTACTGGCCAAAACGCAAATTATTATTGCACCCGGTTACCAGCTGCGTATAGCACAGGCACTGGTGACTAACTTTCACCAGCCCCAGTCTACCTTACTGTTATTGGTAGCTGCTATTACCGGCAATAACTGGCGTACTATTTACCAGTATGCCATGGACCACGCGTTTCGCTTTTTAAGTTATGGCGATGGAAGCCTGCTTTGGAAAGACTAA